The Cetobacterium somerae sequence AAATTTTTAACTCAAACTAAGAAAATTTGGGAAAATAATGTTAATTGGTTATATGAAAACGGCATCATTCAAAAAAAACTTCCAGCTGAAAATTTTATATATCAATTTTAAATTTTTTAATATATAATACCCTTTAGAAATAAATTTTTGGAGGGATTATTTTGAAACAAATTCGCTCTCTTTGGAGAGAAAATAGAAGTGAAATTCTATCTATTTTTACGATTGCTTTACCTACTATTGTAGATATGTTTGTACAAACGTTACTTGGTTTTTTTGATTTAATTATGGTTGGACGATTAGGACCGGAAGCTATTGCTTCTGTTGGTTTAGGAACTGCTCCAATTCTAACTGTTATTCCAATATTTTTTGCAATCAGTGTTGGGACTACGGCTATGGTCAGTCGTGCATTTGGAGCTAAAAATTATAATGAAGCTAAAGAGGGGATGAGTCAAAGTTTAATCTTAGGAGTTCCTGCTGCTTTTATTGTTACTTTTATCTTTATTATTTTTGGTAAAAATATTCTTGGAATTATTAGTAAAAATCAACCTATCACAGACGCTTTAAGTTATTTAAAAGTTGTCTCTTTAGGAATTCCTTTTTTATGTTTTAATATTATTTTTTCATATGGATTTAGATCTATTAATAAAGCTAAAATCCCAATGATTAATAATACAATTAGTATTTTTTCTAATATATTACTTAATTATATCTTTATCTTTGTTTTAAATCTTGGAGTTTTTGGTGCTGGAGTAGCTACAACAATATCTAGAGGAATAGTTACTTTAATATTTTCTTTCTTAATAATATATAAAAAAAATTATTGTATTGCATTAAGTAAAAAAGATTTTAAAATAAATAAAGAGATTTGTAGACGACTTTTAAAAGTTGGATTACCTTCTGCTGGAGAACAAGGAATATTCAGAATTGGAATGCTTATTTTTGAAGCTATGGTTATAAACTTAGGAACATTACAATATGCAGCACATAAAATAGCTTTAACTGCAGAGTCATTTTCTTTCAATCTAGGACTAGGATTTTCTGTTGCTGGTACTGCTCTTGTTGGACAGCACTTAGGAGCAAAACAGTATCAAGAAGCGAAAAAAGCTGGCTATTTAAACATGTTTTTAGCTATGGGAGTTATGACTGCATTTGGATTTATTTTTATGATTTTTCCAAAATTTGTAATTTCAATGTTTACAAAGGAACAATCTATAGTTCCTATGGCTAGTTCTGCTCTTAGAATCGTATCTATTGCTCAGCCTATTTTAGCAGTTTCAATGGTTTTAAGTGGCGCTTTAAGAGGAGCTGGAGATACTAAATCTGTTCTTTGGATTACATCTATTGGTATGTTTTTAGTCAGAATTCCACTTACATATCTATTCTTATATGTATTTAACTTTGGTTTAAATGGTGCTTGGATGGTAATGATTGTAGATTTAACATATCGGGGGTTAGCGTGTTTGTATAGATTTAGACAAGGTAAATGGAGGTATATTGAAGTATAATTATGATAATACAAATTTTTGGAAAAAAGAACTGTAACGAAACTAAAAAAGTTCAAAGATTTTTTAAAGAAAGAGGAATTAAAACTCAATTTATTGATTTACTTGAGAAAGCTCCCTCAAAAAAAGAATTTGAAAACTTCTTAAAATACTATGATTTAAATGACTTTTTAGATACTGAAGGAAAAGAGTATAAAAAAAGAAACCTAGAATATATGGTTTATGATACAATGGATCTACTTCTAGAGAGTCCTATTCTTTTTAAAACTCCTATTGTTAGGTCAGATAAAGGTGTTATTTTAGGATACAATCTCGAAAAATTAAAAAATATATAATAAAAAATCCTCATTAAAGAAACTATCTTCAATGAGGATTTTTTATTACTCATATTTAATTAAAGCTTTTCTATATTTCTCTTTAAACCACGTTCTTAACTCTAGCGGTTCTAATATTTCAACTTCATCTAAAAAAAAGCTAAAATATCTCTTTGCTTTTTCATGTGAACATTCCAATATATATTCATCTTTATCAATTTTTATAATTTGTGGTCTGTTTGTTTCTATTTCATTAAATATCTTTTTTCCAGCTGTTGTTAATTTAATCTTAATATACTGTCCAAAGGATATAAAAGGATCAAAATTCTCTTTCATTTTATCTATAAACTCTTTATCCCTTAACTTAAAAGATGTATTTTTTATATAAATTGATTTTATATATTTAATCTTATAGTTTTTCCATTTTGCTTCTCTCAAATTATAACAAAATAGATAATTCATAACCTCTAGCTTAGAACTTTCAATCAAATATGGTTCAACTTCAATATTTTTTTCATCTCGAAAAACTATCTTTATTATTCTTTTCTCTTTTATTGAATAATTTATTCTTTCAACTATGTCTTTAAATAAAAAATATTCTCTCTTTTTCTTTCCTAAACTAGCATATTCAATTAAAATTTCTCTAAAAAACTCCGATTCATTTTGAATATTATTTTCCTCTAAAAAATTATAATACCCTTCTAAATTTTTTTTATTTAAATTAAATTGAATAACAGAAGTTTCTCCTTTATAAGGATAAACAAATTTTTTCTGCTGATTTTCCTTTATTTTTTCTGCATATATATAATTTAATAAAGTATTTTTTTTTATAAAAAATTCTTCAATATCATTTTCTAAAATTTCAACTATTTTTCTAGGTAATGTCACTCTTATTTTTTTTTCCATATTTCACTCCAATGAAATCATTATATAGTCGCTATTATATCATGAAAATAACTATTTTTTTATAAATTTATTTATGATATAGTTATAATATAAATATTCTAGGAGGTTTTACTTTGGATATCGTATATGAAATAAAACAAAAATACAATAGTTTTTCTCAAAAAGAAAAATATGTCGCTGATTATATACTTAAACATAAAGATAATATTGAAAATATATCAATTACCAACCTTTCAAAAGCAACAGGAGCATCTACCTCTACAATAACTAGATTTTCTAAAAAAATTAATTGCGATAGTTTTGTTCAAATGAAAATTAAGTTAAATACAACTTTTAACAACTCTCTTCCTAAAGAAAGTGATCTTTTCTCAGCTGTTCATAATTATTATACGGAGGTAATCGAAAAAACAAACCAATTAATCAATAAAAAACTTATTTTAAAAGTTGTTGAAGAGATAAAAAAAGCTAAAAGAATTTATATATATGGAGTGGGAAGCTCTGGACTTACTGCACATGAATTTATGCAAAGACTTTTAAGAATGGGATTTAACGTTTCTAGTATCACTGATTCTCATATGATGATTATAAATAGTGCTATTGTTTCAGCTGATGACCTTGTTATTGGAATATCTATTTCTGGAGAAACAAAAGAGATTATAGATTCTTTGAGAGTTTCTCAAAAAAATGGTGCCCATACAATTGGAGTTACAAGTTTTCCTAATAGTTCTATTAAAAAATTTTCCAACGATTTAATTTTGATTTGTGCTTCAGATTTTATTCATAAAAGAGATTTTATTAACACTCAATTCTCAACTATGTATCTTTTTGACCTAATCTCTACAATTCTTTTATCCAACAAGGATTTAAGAAAAAAAATGCAATTAACAATTGAAGCAATTTTAAAATAAACAGCTTAAAAGCTGTTTTTTTGTTGTAATTTTAATATTTATGTGATATATTCATACTATAATTAATGAAAATTATTTTCATATATGTATATTTGTATGAAAATAATTTATGCAACAGGAGGTTACTATGTTTAAAAATTTACAAAAAATTGGTAAATCATTTATGCTTCCAATAGCTATTTTACCAGCTGCTGGATTACTTTTAGGAATTGGAGGAGCTCTTTCAAACGCAAACACTGTTAATGCTTATCCTTTCTTAAATATACCAATTCTACAAGGTATTTTACAAGTTATGTCTGCTTCTGGAGAAGTTATTTTTGCTAATCTAGCTCTTATTATGTGTATTGGACTTGCTATTGGATTAGCTAAAAAAGATAAAGGAACAGCTGGTTTAGCTGGTGCTGTAGCTTTTTTAGTTATGAATGCTTCTATTAAAGGATTAATTACAGCATTTAAACCTGAAGTAGGGTCTATCGACACAGGTGTTGTTGGAGCTATTGTTATAGGTTCTTTAGTAGCTTACCTACATAATAAATATAGCAATATTAAACTGCCTGCTGTTCTTGGTTTCTTTGGTGGATCAAGATTTGTTCCTATTGTTTCTTCTTTTGCAGCAATCGGAATTGGTATAATATTTTTCTTAACATGGCCAACATTCCAAGGATGGCTAACATCTGCTGGAAAGTCAATTGCCAGTTTAGGAATTTTTGGAACTTTCCTTTATGGTTTTCTTTTAAGACTAAGTGGAGCTGTTGGATTACATCACATGATTTATCCTTTATTTTGGTATACTGAGCTTGGCGGAACTGCTCAAGTTGCTGGAAAAACTATTGTTGGAGCTCAGAATATTTTCTTTGCTCAATTAGCTGATCCTAATCATACTGGTCTATTTACTGAGGGAACTAGATTTTTTGCTGGACGTTTTGCTACTATGATGTTTGGTCTTCCAGCTGCTTGTTTAGCTATGTACCATTGCACACCTCTAAATAAAAGAAAACTTGTTGGTGGATTATTTTTAGGAGCTGCAATTACATCTTTTATCACAGGAATTACAGAACCTATCGAATTTATGTTTTTATTTGTTGCTCCTTGGTTATATGGAGTTCATGCATTCTTTGATGGTTTATCTTTTCTTGTAGCTGATTTATTAAATATATCTATTGGAAATACATTCTCTGGAGGTTTAATAGACTTTACTCTTTTTGGTGTTCTACAAGGAAACGAAGCGACTAATTGGATGTATGTTTTAATAATTGGAGCGATCTGGTTTGCTCTATATTATTTTTCTTTTGTATTCTTAATTAAACGTTTCAACATTGCAACTCCCGGTAGAGAGGGAGATGATGAAGAGATTAAAATAGTAACTAAAGATTCTCTTTTTGAAACATCTAAAGAAGTTTTAGCTGCTCTTGGTGGAAAAGAAAATATTGATGATGTTGATGCTTGTATAACAAGACTTAGAGTATCTGTTAAAGATGTATCTAAAGTTGATAAAGCTAAATTAAAAAGTCTTGGTGCGACTGGAGTTTTAGAAGTACAAGGTGGAATTCAAGCTATTTTTGGAGCTATGGCTGATCCTATTAAACAAAAAATAAATGAGATTATAGAAAATAACAACTAGGAGGATTTTATGAAAAGAGGTCTTATTGTATCATGTCAAGCACTAGAAACCGAACCTTTACACAGTTCATTTATAATGGGTAGAATGGCTGTTGCTGCTCAAATGGGAGGAGCTGTTGGAATTAGAGCAAATGGAGTAGAGGATATTCTTGAAATAAAAAAAGTAGTTGATTTACCAATCATTGGTATCATAAAAAAAGATTATGAGAATATGGTTTCTTACATTACTCCCACTGAAAAAGAGTTAGAAGCACTTATTGCTACTAATATTGATGTCATTGCTCTTGACGCTACTATAAATGCTGATTTAAATCTTTTAAAGTCTTTAAAAGTTAAATATCCTAACCAAAAATTTATGGCTGATATCTCTACTACTGAAGAGGGAGTTCGTGCAGAAGAATTAGGTTTTGATTATATTGGAACAACTTTAGTTGGATATACTGAGCAGTCTAAAGGCTTAAATAACTTTGATGTTCTTAAAGAATTAATATCAAAATGTAAAACTCCTATAATTGCTGAGGGAAATTTTGATACTCCAGAAAAGTCAAAATTAGCAATGGAATTAGGATCTTATGCCGTTGTCGTTGGTGGAGCTATCACTAGACCTCAACTTATAACTAAAAAATTTGCTGATGAAGTAAATAAAGTTAAATTTTAATAAAAAAAGATAGAGTTTATTCTCTATCTTTTTTATTTACAAAATTAATAAATCTATCTATTGCTTCATTTAAAATTTCTTCATCTTTTACTAAAGAAATTCTTATATAATTATCCATTCCAAAGGCTATTCCAGGAACAACTGCAACTCTTTCCTCTTCTAAAAGACTCTTAGCGAAATCTAAAGAGTTTAGTTTTGTAATTCCATCTAAGGATACAAATATATAGATTGCTCCTTTTGGTTTTATAACAGATATTTGTTTTTCTTTTAACTTTTTATATACACTTTCAGCTCTTTTCTTATAAATTTCAACTTGTGAAGATATATCTTTACACTCTTTTAAAGCTATTAATGCTCCTTTTTGAGAAATTATACTCGCTGATGTTACTGCATATTGATGTACTTTTACCAAATACTCTCTCATTTTTTTACTTGCGATTATATATCCTATTCTCCAACCAGTTAAAGAATGTGATTTTGAAAAACCATTAATCAAAATAACATTTTCTCTATACCCATCTTGTAAAAAACTATTATGTTCACCCTCAAATATAATTTCACTATAAACCTCATCGCTTATTATATACAAATGATTCTCTTTAACAAATTTTAATATCTCATCTCTATTTTCTCTAGATATAGTTATACCTGATGGATTTGATGGATAATTTAAGATAATAGCTTTCGTCTGAGGAGTTACATAATTCTTTAAAACATCAACAGTTAATTCAAAATTATCTCTTGATGTATCCATTTTTATTAACTTAGCTCCAGCTAATGTTATTAATGGCTCATACCCAGGATAAACAGGTAAAGGAGTTAGAACCTCGTCTCCTGGCATAATTATAGTCTTTATTGCTGTTGATAATCCTTCTGTACTACCGACAGTTATAATTATTTCATCTGGTTCTATATTTAAACTATATCTTTCTTTATAATATCTTCCAATCTCTTCTCTTAATTCAATCATACCACCTAACTGCGGATAACCTAATTTAGCATCTTTCATGTACCCAATAGTTTCATCTATTATTATTTTAGGTTGTGGTAAATCTGGTTCTCCTATTGTTAGATTAATCAGTGGTTTTTCACCCCCTTCATATTCTTTACAAACTTCTGCTATCTTTCTTATAACAGATATCTCAATTTTATCTAAATTTGGATTTACTTTTAGCATATTTTCTCCTCTAGTTATTTTTTCATTAAAATTTCTGCAATTTGCACTGCATTTGTTGCTGCTCCTTTTCTAATATTATCAGCTACAACCCATAAATTTAATCCTTTTTCTATGCTAAAATCTTTTCTTAAACGCCCCACATAAACTTCATCTGTTTCATTAGCTTCAGTAGCTAAAGGGTATCTATTATTTTTCACATCATCTTCAAGCACAATGCCTTTTGTTTCTCTAAATTTTACTTTTAGCTCTTCTAGATTCGCTTCTCTTTCTAACTCAACATTTATTGATATAGAATGTCCATTTAAAACTGGTACTCTAACACATGTTGCAGTTATTGGAAGATTTTTTTTATTTAAAATTTTACGAGTTTCATTTATCATTTTTTCTTCCTCTTTAGTATACCCATTCTCTAAAAAAGAATCTATATGAGGTAAACAATTATTAACTATCGGATGAGGATATGTTTTTGGTTCTTCTCCTTTTAATCCTCTTTGTAAATCCTCTATTCCTTTTATTCCACTTCCCGATACAGCTTGATATGTTGAATAAACAACTCTTTTTATACCATATAGCTCATCTATTATTTTTAATGGAACAACTGATTGAATCGTTGAACAATTCGGGTTAGCTATTATACCATTATTTTTAAATATATCCTCTGGATTTACTTCTGGTACAACTAGTGGAACATTTTCGTCCATTCTCCAAGCACTACTATTGTCAACCACTATTACACCTTTTTCACTTGCAATTGGAGCAAATTTCTTACTAATATCTCCTCCAGCTGAAAATAGTGCTATGTCTATCTCTCTATCAAAACTATTTTCTGTAAGCTCCTCTATCACTAAAGTTTTTCCTTTAAAAACAACCTCTTTTCCAGCTGAACGAGCCGAAGCAAAAAGATATAAATTTTTTATTGGCAAATCTCTCTCCTCTAAAACTTTTAAAAAAGTTCCACCTACCAATCCGCTTGCTCCTACTATTGCTATATTATACATTTTAGTCCCTCCATTATATTGAAAATACTTCTGCTAATTTTTCTACTACTTTTATTGTATCAGATTCTTTTATAATTAACGAGATTGAAATTTCTGATGTAGTACATTGATAAAATGATGAATCAATCTCTGCTAATACTTCAAAAACTTTTGCTGCTACGCCAAAATTACTTATCATTCCTATTCCTACTAAAGATATTTTTACAACTCCTGTTCTTTTTGTAACCTCTATATCTGGAATCTCCTTAGCAATCTCCTCTAATGATCTATTTAAAA is a genomic window containing:
- a CDS encoding MATE family efflux transporter, with the protein product MKQIRSLWRENRSEILSIFTIALPTIVDMFVQTLLGFFDLIMVGRLGPEAIASVGLGTAPILTVIPIFFAISVGTTAMVSRAFGAKNYNEAKEGMSQSLILGVPAAFIVTFIFIIFGKNILGIISKNQPITDALSYLKVVSLGIPFLCFNIIFSYGFRSINKAKIPMINNTISIFSNILLNYIFIFVLNLGVFGAGVATTISRGIVTLIFSFLIIYKKNYCIALSKKDFKINKEICRRLLKVGLPSAGEQGIFRIGMLIFEAMVINLGTLQYAAHKIALTAESFSFNLGLGFSVAGTALVGQHLGAKQYQEAKKAGYLNMFLAMGVMTAFGFIFMIFPKFVISMFTKEQSIVPMASSALRIVSIAQPILAVSMVLSGALRGAGDTKSVLWITSIGMFLVRIPLTYLFLYVFNFGLNGAWMVMIVDLTYRGLACLYRFRQGKWRYIEV
- a CDS encoding arsenate reductase family protein — protein: MIIQIFGKKNCNETKKVQRFFKERGIKTQFIDLLEKAPSKKEFENFLKYYDLNDFLDTEGKEYKKRNLEYMVYDTMDLLLESPILFKTPIVRSDKGVILGYNLEKLKNI
- a CDS encoding WYL domain-containing protein, with product MEKKIRVTLPRKIVEILENDIEEFFIKKNTLLNYIYAEKIKENQQKKFVYPYKGETSVIQFNLNKKNLEGYYNFLEENNIQNESEFFREILIEYASLGKKKREYFLFKDIVERINYSIKEKRIIKIVFRDEKNIEVEPYLIESSKLEVMNYLFCYNLREAKWKNYKIKYIKSIYIKNTSFKLRDKEFIDKMKENFDPFISFGQYIKIKLTTAGKKIFNEIETNRPQIIKIDKDEYILECSHEKAKRYFSFFLDEVEILEPLELRTWFKEKYRKALIKYE
- a CDS encoding MurR/RpiR family transcriptional regulator, with product MDIVYEIKQKYNSFSQKEKYVADYILKHKDNIENISITNLSKATGASTSTITRFSKKINCDSFVQMKIKLNTTFNNSLPKESDLFSAVHNYYTEVIEKTNQLINKKLILKVVEEIKKAKRIYIYGVGSSGLTAHEFMQRLLRMGFNVSSITDSHMMIINSAIVSADDLVIGISISGETKEIIDSLRVSQKNGAHTIGVTSFPNSSIKKFSNDLILICASDFIHKRDFINTQFSTMYLFDLISTILLSNKDLRKKMQLTIEAILK
- a CDS encoding PTS transporter subunit EIIC, coding for MFKNLQKIGKSFMLPIAILPAAGLLLGIGGALSNANTVNAYPFLNIPILQGILQVMSASGEVIFANLALIMCIGLAIGLAKKDKGTAGLAGAVAFLVMNASIKGLITAFKPEVGSIDTGVVGAIVIGSLVAYLHNKYSNIKLPAVLGFFGGSRFVPIVSSFAAIGIGIIFFLTWPTFQGWLTSAGKSIASLGIFGTFLYGFLLRLSGAVGLHHMIYPLFWYTELGGTAQVAGKTIVGAQNIFFAQLADPNHTGLFTEGTRFFAGRFATMMFGLPAACLAMYHCTPLNKRKLVGGLFLGAAITSFITGITEPIEFMFLFVAPWLYGVHAFFDGLSFLVADLLNISIGNTFSGGLIDFTLFGVLQGNEATNWMYVLIIGAIWFALYYFSFVFLIKRFNIATPGREGDDEEIKIVTKDSLFETSKEVLAALGGKENIDDVDACITRLRVSVKDVSKVDKAKLKSLGATGVLEVQGGIQAIFGAMADPIKQKINEIIENNN
- a CDS encoding N-acetylmannosamine-6-phosphate 2-epimerase gives rise to the protein MKRGLIVSCQALETEPLHSSFIMGRMAVAAQMGGAVGIRANGVEDILEIKKVVDLPIIGIIKKDYENMVSYITPTEKELEALIATNIDVIALDATINADLNLLKSLKVKYPNQKFMADISTTEEGVRAEELGFDYIGTTLVGYTEQSKGLNNFDVLKELISKCKTPIIAEGNFDTPEKSKLAMELGSYAVVVGGAITRPQLITKKFADEVNKVKF
- a CDS encoding pyridoxal phosphate-dependent aminotransferase; translation: MLKVNPNLDKIEISVIRKIAEVCKEYEGGEKPLINLTIGEPDLPQPKIIIDETIGYMKDAKLGYPQLGGMIELREEIGRYYKERYSLNIEPDEIIITVGSTEGLSTAIKTIIMPGDEVLTPLPVYPGYEPLITLAGAKLIKMDTSRDNFELTVDVLKNYVTPQTKAIILNYPSNPSGITISRENRDEILKFVKENHLYIISDEVYSEIIFEGEHNSFLQDGYRENVILINGFSKSHSLTGWRIGYIIASKKMREYLVKVHQYAVTSASIISQKGALIALKECKDISSQVEIYKKRAESVYKKLKEKQISVIKPKGAIYIFVSLDGITKLNSLDFAKSLLEEERVAVVPGIAFGMDNYIRISLVKDEEILNEAIDRFINFVNKKDRE
- a CDS encoding aspartate-semialdehyde dehydrogenase, which encodes MYNIAIVGASGLVGGTFLKVLEERDLPIKNLYLFASARSAGKEVVFKGKTLVIEELTENSFDREIDIALFSAGGDISKKFAPIASEKGVIVVDNSSAWRMDENVPLVVPEVNPEDIFKNNGIIANPNCSTIQSVVPLKIIDELYGIKRVVYSTYQAVSGSGIKGIEDLQRGLKGEEPKTYPHPIVNNCLPHIDSFLENGYTKEEEKMINETRKILNKKNLPITATCVRVPVLNGHSISINVELEREANLEELKVKFRETKGIVLEDDVKNNRYPLATEANETDEVYVGRLRKDFSIEKGLNLWVVADNIRKGAATNAVQIAEILMKK